In Micrococcus luteus NCTC 2665, a single window of DNA contains:
- the merA gene encoding mercury(II) reductase, which produces MPTKYDLAIIGSGGGAFAAAIRATTLGKSVVMIERGTLGGTCVNTGCVPSKALIAAADARHSAADAADRFPGIATTAGPVDMPALIAGKQALVESLRGEKYADVADSYGWAVRRGDAAFAGTPDAPVLQVAGDDGSTETIEAGHFLVATGSRPWAPPIDGLDETGYLTSTTAMELTELPESLLVLGGGYVALEQAQLFARLGSQVTVLVRSRLASKEEPEVSRTLEEVFADEGIRVVRRALPTRVSRDAATGQAVVTADVAGGREEFRADQVLVALGRRPVTDGLGLDRVGVETGDLGEVVVSDRMQSSHPRIWAAGDVTGHPEFVYVAAHHGTLVAENAFADADRAVDYARLPRVTFTGPAIGAVGMTEKDVVAAGIRCDCRVLPLHHVPRALVNRDTRGFVKIVVDADTGKILGITAVAKDAGELAAAGVHVLGKTVAEVADAWAPYLTMAEGIRIAAKAFTTDPSLLSCCA; this is translated from the coding sequence ATGCCCACGAAGTACGACCTCGCTATCATCGGATCGGGCGGTGGTGCGTTCGCCGCCGCGATCCGCGCGACCACGCTCGGCAAGTCGGTGGTGATGATCGAGCGCGGGACGCTGGGCGGCACCTGCGTGAACACCGGCTGCGTGCCGTCGAAGGCCCTGATCGCCGCGGCCGACGCACGGCACTCCGCGGCCGACGCCGCCGACCGGTTCCCGGGGATCGCGACGACGGCGGGGCCGGTGGACATGCCCGCCCTGATCGCCGGGAAGCAGGCGCTGGTCGAGTCGCTGCGGGGCGAGAAGTACGCCGACGTCGCCGACTCCTACGGGTGGGCCGTCCGCCGCGGCGACGCCGCGTTCGCCGGCACCCCCGACGCTCCGGTCCTCCAGGTCGCCGGGGACGACGGCAGCACCGAGACGATCGAGGCCGGGCACTTCCTGGTGGCGACCGGCTCTCGGCCGTGGGCCCCGCCGATCGACGGCCTGGACGAGACCGGGTACCTGACCTCGACCACGGCGATGGAGCTGACCGAACTCCCTGAGTCCCTGCTCGTGCTCGGCGGCGGCTACGTCGCCCTGGAGCAGGCGCAGCTGTTCGCCCGGCTCGGCTCCCAGGTCACCGTGCTGGTCCGGTCCCGGCTCGCGTCGAAGGAGGAGCCGGAGGTGTCCAGGACGCTGGAGGAGGTGTTCGCCGACGAGGGCATCCGGGTGGTCCGCCGCGCGCTGCCGACGCGGGTGTCCCGCGACGCCGCGACCGGGCAGGCCGTCGTCACCGCGGACGTCGCCGGGGGGCGGGAGGAGTTCCGCGCCGACCAGGTGCTCGTCGCCCTCGGACGACGACCGGTCACCGACGGGCTCGGCCTCGACAGGGTCGGGGTCGAGACCGGGGACCTCGGCGAGGTGGTCGTCTCCGACCGGATGCAGTCCTCCCACCCGCGGATCTGGGCCGCGGGCGACGTGACCGGCCACCCTGAGTTCGTCTACGTCGCCGCCCACCACGGCACCCTCGTCGCCGAGAACGCGTTCGCCGACGCCGACCGGGCCGTGGACTACGCCCGACTGCCGAGGGTGACGTTCACCGGCCCGGCGATCGGCGCGGTCGGGATGACCGAGAAGGACGTCGTCGCCGCCGGGATCCGCTGCGACTGCCGCGTCCTGCCGCTGCACCACGTGCCCCGCGCACTGGTCAACCGCGACACCCGCGGCTTCGTCAAGATCGTCGTGGACGCCGACACCGGGAAGATTCTCGGCATCACCGCCGTCGCCAAGGACGCCGGCGAGCTCGCCGCCGCCGGGGTCCACGTGCTCGGCAAGACGGTCGCCGAGGTCGCCGACGCCTGGGCCCCCTACCTGACCATGGCCGAGGGCATCCGGATCGCCGCCAAGGCCTTCACCACCGATCCGTCGCTCCTGTCGTGCTGCGCGTGA
- a CDS encoding heavy metal-responsive transcriptional regulator: MRIGELAERAGTTAKTLRFYEEQGLLPPAERTPSGYRDYAPETAARIDFVHRGQAAGLTLAQIRQILDIRDDGAAPCEHVRDLLDARLAEIEQQIAQLAALRDTITELRRDAAQPDPDSCSADQVCRYL; this comes from the coding sequence ATGCGCATCGGGGAACTCGCCGAGCGGGCGGGAACGACGGCGAAGACGCTGCGGTTCTACGAGGAGCAGGGCCTGCTGCCGCCGGCCGAGCGCACGCCGTCCGGATACCGCGACTACGCGCCCGAGACGGCCGCCCGGATCGACTTCGTCCACCGCGGCCAGGCCGCGGGCCTCACCCTCGCCCAGATCCGCCAGATCCTCGACATCCGCGACGACGGCGCTGCTCCCTGCGAGCACGTGCGCGACCTCCTCGACGCACGCCTCGCCGAGATCGAGCAGCAGATCGCCCAGCTCGCCGCGCTGCGCGACACCATCACCGAGCTCAGACGCGACGCCGCGCAGCCCGACCCCGACTCGTGCAGCGCGGACCAGGTCTGCCGGTACCTGTAA
- a CDS encoding LLM class flavin-dependent oxidoreductase: MRYENPLYMAEAAATTDLISGGRLELGVSRGSPEAALDGQAQFGYTLDEGQTWADVTRERGRRFLAAVRGEGIATPDLASGWAHSSQPLRIEPYSPGLADRIWWGSGSVGSVAGAAADGYNMLSSTLLLQDDGRPFHVQQADQIARYREAFAAAGHAGPGRTAVTRSAFVIQDREDELYFGRERASRDSSGMLEGGAARSGPTYAGSAEEVAEKLAADDAVAAADWVLFANPNQLGVEYNAKIFAGWAEVWRLLGWDA; this comes from the coding sequence ATGCGCTATGAGAACCCCCTGTACATGGCCGAGGCCGCGGCCACCACGGACCTCATCTCCGGTGGCCGGCTCGAGCTCGGCGTCTCCCGCGGCTCACCCGAGGCCGCCCTCGACGGCCAGGCACAGTTCGGCTACACCCTCGACGAGGGGCAGACCTGGGCCGACGTGACCCGCGAGCGCGGACGCCGCTTCCTCGCGGCCGTGCGCGGCGAGGGCATCGCGACGCCGGACCTCGCCTCCGGCTGGGCGCACAGCTCGCAGCCGCTGCGGATCGAGCCGTACTCCCCCGGGCTCGCGGACCGGATCTGGTGGGGGTCGGGCTCCGTGGGCTCGGTGGCCGGCGCCGCCGCGGACGGCTACAACATGCTCTCCTCCACCCTGCTCCTGCAGGACGACGGCCGCCCCTTCCACGTCCAGCAGGCCGACCAGATCGCCCGCTACCGGGAGGCCTTCGCCGCGGCCGGCCACGCCGGTCCGGGCCGCACGGCGGTCACGCGCTCCGCGTTCGTCATCCAGGACCGGGAGGACGAGCTGTACTTCGGCCGGGAGCGGGCCTCGCGCGACTCCTCCGGCATGCTCGAGGGCGGCGCCGCCCGCTCCGGCCCGACCTATGCCGGGTCCGCCGAGGAGGTCGCGGAGAAGCTCGCCGCCGACGACGCCGTCGCCGCCGCCGACTGGGTCCTGTTCGCCAACCCCAACCAGCTCGGGGTCGAGTACAACGCGAAGATCTTCGCCGGCTGGGCGGAGGTCTGGCGCCTGCTCGGCTGGGATGCATGA
- a CDS encoding recombinase family protein, whose translation MVELVALRKTNEVAAYVRASMDRKGDRWTVDTQLRKIRALAEAKDWNVVEVYEDNAVSATKKRRAGTRWAEMLDDARAGRFSMVVAVDMDRLLRSTKDLNTLIDLGLRVVTVDGEIDLSTADGEFRATMLAALARFEARRKAERQIRSNERRRAEGIPASTWKAFGWTREGELIEEEAAAVRRAFDAFLGEPSLSIRRIREDLNSAGHLTARGSEFSVDAVRYLLANSLYAGFIRHYKTGELYPVQGEAFPPIVGEQTWRAAVAKLEDNVRRSARQGNQPKYLLSTIGLCGKCGATLVSGTNSRKQPTYCCGEQFHLTRQREPVDAMVTEAVLTRLSSVDVHDLVMPQEAAGPDREELLTERNALVERVKALSPLLRDIHQPVLEITAAINDVKARIDEIDAELLDRSVSVAAKLLAEVDEPVGTAERREVVESKWKALDMDRRRMLVDELVTVTIEPIMPGHVKFDPDLVRIEPRRD comes from the coding sequence ATGGTCGAACTGGTAGCGCTGAGGAAGACGAACGAGGTGGCGGCCTACGTCCGCGCCTCCATGGACCGCAAAGGCGACCGCTGGACGGTCGATACACAACTGAGGAAGATCAGGGCATTGGCCGAGGCCAAGGACTGGAACGTGGTCGAGGTCTACGAGGACAACGCGGTGTCGGCGACGAAGAAGCGTCGAGCTGGCACCCGCTGGGCCGAGATGTTGGACGACGCCCGAGCAGGTCGATTCTCGATGGTCGTCGCCGTGGACATGGACCGACTGCTGCGGAGCACGAAGGACCTCAACACGCTGATCGACCTCGGCCTGCGCGTCGTCACAGTGGACGGCGAGATCGACCTCTCGACGGCCGACGGAGAGTTCCGAGCGACGATGCTCGCCGCTCTCGCCCGGTTCGAGGCTCGACGCAAGGCGGAGCGGCAGATCAGGTCGAATGAGCGCCGCCGCGCCGAAGGCATCCCGGCGTCCACCTGGAAGGCGTTCGGTTGGACGAGGGAGGGCGAGCTGATCGAGGAGGAGGCCGCCGCAGTTCGGCGGGCCTTCGATGCGTTCCTCGGTGAGCCGTCGCTGTCGATCCGTCGCATCCGGGAGGACTTGAACAGCGCTGGCCACCTCACCGCCCGCGGGTCGGAGTTCTCCGTCGATGCTGTGCGGTATCTGCTGGCGAACTCGCTCTACGCTGGCTTCATCCGCCACTACAAGACCGGCGAGCTGTACCCGGTGCAGGGCGAGGCGTTCCCGCCCATCGTCGGCGAGCAGACGTGGCGGGCCGCGGTGGCGAAGCTGGAGGACAACGTGCGGAGGTCGGCGAGGCAGGGCAATCAGCCGAAGTACCTCCTGTCCACGATCGGCCTCTGTGGGAAGTGCGGCGCGACGCTCGTCTCGGGGACGAACAGCCGCAAGCAGCCGACGTACTGTTGTGGCGAGCAGTTCCATCTCACCCGCCAGCGCGAGCCCGTCGATGCGATGGTCACCGAGGCGGTGCTCACGCGCCTGTCGTCCGTGGACGTGCACGACCTCGTGATGCCGCAGGAAGCCGCCGGGCCGGATCGCGAGGAACTGCTGACCGAGCGGAACGCCCTGGTCGAGCGGGTGAAGGCGCTGAGCCCGCTGCTGCGCGACATCCATCAGCCGGTCCTGGAGATCACGGCGGCGATCAACGACGTGAAGGCTCGCATCGACGAGATCGACGCGGAGCTGCTCGACCGCTCGGTGTCGGTGGCGGCGAAGCTGCTGGCGGAGGTCGATGAGCCGGTCGGCACCGCGGAGCGCCGCGAGGTTGTCGAGTCGAAGTGGAAGGCGTTGGACATGGACCGTCGCCGGATGCTCGTGGACGAGCTGGTGACGGTGACCATCGAGCCCATCATGCCGGGTCACGTGAAGTTCGACCCCGATCTCGTGCGGATCGAGCCGAGACGCGACTGA
- a CDS encoding LLM class flavin-dependent oxidoreductase, whose translation MPASMADAAAIDRSAATSPRVCPQVMSPAGGQTSTVNSPARPAVAPGMTRKHLGFLNFGHWIHRPGAEPDARQALDDVVPMAVAAEDAGLDGAWLRVHHFQRMFSSPFPILAAMAARTERISLGTGVIDLR comes from the coding sequence ATGCCCGCCAGTATGGCGGACGCCGCGGCGATCGACCGCTCCGCAGCGACATCTCCGCGGGTCTGCCCGCAGGTGATGTCGCCGGCCGGCGGTCAGACGAGCACCGTGAACAGCCCCGCCCGCCCCGCGGTTGCACCCGGCATGACCCGCAAGCACCTCGGCTTCCTCAACTTCGGCCACTGGATCCACCGGCCCGGCGCCGAACCGGACGCGCGGCAGGCCCTCGACGACGTCGTCCCCATGGCCGTGGCCGCCGAGGACGCCGGGCTCGACGGCGCCTGGCTGCGCGTCCACCACTTCCAGCGGATGTTCTCCTCGCCGTTCCCGATCCTCGCCGCGATGGCCGCCCGCACCGAGCGGATCAGCCTCGGCACCGGCGTGATCGACCTGCGGTAG
- a CDS encoding ankyrin repeat domain-containing protein — MSEQWSEKDIELANRLFDMARDGDTAQLKAYLDAGVSTRLRNHTGDSFLTLAAYHEHPDTVAMLIEAGAEIEHANDRGQRALTCATFKRDVASMRHLLAAGADPDAGTPSARQTAQMFAGADLLAVLDGGDAAPASEA; from the coding sequence ATGAGCGAGCAGTGGAGCGAGAAGGACATCGAGCTGGCGAACCGGCTCTTCGACATGGCGCGGGACGGGGACACGGCCCAGCTGAAGGCATACCTGGACGCCGGGGTGAGCACGCGCCTGCGCAACCACACGGGCGACTCGTTCCTCACCCTCGCCGCCTACCACGAGCACCCGGACACCGTGGCGATGCTCATCGAGGCCGGCGCCGAGATCGAGCACGCCAACGATCGCGGCCAGCGCGCCCTGACCTGCGCCACGTTCAAACGGGATGTCGCCTCGATGCGGCATCTGCTCGCGGCCGGGGCGGACCCGGACGCGGGCACCCCCTCGGCGCGTCAGACCGCTCAGATGTTCGCCGGTGCTGACCTGCTGGCGGTGCTCGACGGCGGGGACGCGGCGCCGGCGTCGGAGGCCTGA
- the dusB gene encoding tRNA dihydrouridine synthase DusB yields the protein MTSSHTLPAAAAADGDDVADPHAPHYAKSAGAGRRITDDDQLHEARHPAPTTDRLTLPPLRLGPLTIDVPVVLAPMAGITNTAFRRLCREYGGGLYVNEMVTARALVERKPESMRIIQHDPDEVPRSVQLYSVDPVTTGAAVRMLVEEDRCDHIDMNFGCPVPKVTRRGGGSALPWKSELFASIVKAAVTEAAKKDIPVTVKMRRGIDEDHLTFLDAGRTARDLGVAAVALHGRTTRQFYSGTAVWDDIARLREALPDIPVLGNGDIWSAEDAIAMVERTGVDGVVIGRGCQGRPWLFGDLQAAFEGRQDRFHPTLGMVADTLYRHAELLVDTFGGDETKALRDIRKHVAWYFKGYPVGSEIRTALATVPDLATLREILARVDRDQPYPGEAAEGPRGRAGAPKRPHLPDGWLDSRELNAEQQAMIQAAELDVSGG from the coding sequence ATGACTTCTTCCCACACCCTCCCCGCCGCGGCGGCGGCCGACGGCGACGACGTCGCCGACCCTCACGCCCCGCACTACGCCAAGTCCGCCGGCGCGGGTCGACGCATCACCGACGACGATCAGCTCCACGAGGCCCGCCACCCCGCCCCGACGACGGACCGCCTGACCCTGCCCCCGCTGCGGCTGGGACCGCTGACCATCGACGTCCCCGTGGTGCTCGCCCCGATGGCCGGCATCACCAACACGGCGTTCCGCCGCCTGTGCCGCGAGTACGGTGGCGGCCTCTACGTCAACGAGATGGTCACGGCCCGCGCGCTGGTCGAGCGGAAGCCCGAGTCGATGCGGATCATCCAGCACGACCCGGACGAGGTGCCCCGCTCCGTGCAGCTCTACTCCGTGGACCCGGTCACCACCGGCGCGGCGGTGCGGATGCTGGTCGAGGAGGACCGCTGCGACCACATCGACATGAACTTCGGCTGCCCCGTGCCCAAGGTGACCCGCCGCGGCGGCGGCTCGGCCCTGCCGTGGAAGTCGGAGCTGTTCGCCTCGATCGTGAAGGCCGCCGTCACCGAGGCGGCCAAGAAGGACATCCCGGTGACCGTGAAGATGCGCCGCGGCATCGACGAGGACCACCTGACCTTCCTCGACGCCGGCCGCACGGCCCGCGACCTCGGCGTCGCCGCCGTCGCCCTCCACGGCCGCACCACCCGCCAGTTCTACTCGGGCACCGCCGTGTGGGACGACATCGCCCGGCTGCGCGAGGCCCTGCCGGACATCCCCGTGCTCGGCAACGGCGACATCTGGTCCGCGGAGGACGCCATCGCGATGGTCGAGCGCACGGGCGTGGACGGCGTCGTGATCGGCCGCGGCTGCCAGGGAAGGCCCTGGCTGTTCGGGGACCTGCAGGCCGCGTTCGAGGGCCGCCAGGACCGGTTCCACCCGACCCTGGGCATGGTCGCGGACACGCTGTACCGCCACGCCGAGCTGCTCGTGGACACCTTCGGCGGCGACGAGACGAAGGCGCTGCGGGACATCCGCAAGCACGTGGCCTGGTACTTCAAGGGCTACCCCGTGGGCTCGGAGATCCGCACCGCCCTGGCGACCGTCCCGGACCTGGCCACGCTGCGCGAGATCCTCGCCCGCGTGGACCGGGACCAGCCCTACCCGGGCGAGGCCGCCGAGGGCCCCCGCGGCCGGGCCGGCGCCCCCAAGCGCCCGCACCTGCCGGACGGCTGGCTGGACTCCCGCGAGCTCAACGCCGAGCAGCAGGCCATGATCCAGGCCGCCGAGCTGGACGTCTCCGGTGGCTGA
- a CDS encoding MFS transporter: MSQAAPHVPAADGFTRARRARWAVTAAFATNGALLGALIPHYPEAKAAFGLDPAAFGLLVIALAVGGTLAGPLPAPILRRFGARRVMLAGSVAIALLTTAAGLVLDVAGAGAGAGHGAGTAAAWPLWVFAGLVLASGVLDAVVDTAQNAQGLQVQTRLARPVLTTMHAGWSLGAAAGAGLGAAVITVGGPAALHLGLNGAVCVAVLLGVRRLFLAEAPTDSASARDASDQSPAPSETSAPPAPATQALPRRAAVAVLVPAVVIAMAGFGVEEFGNAWATLFLITERGLDPAAAVLGASTLLGAQFVGRLAGDRTLAALGRRGALTAGLGAVVVGLGLALAPLPGPVAVPAAFAGLALAGLGCAVVVPVAYALGDEAPGLRPQTGLAVTSWCMRLAGVGLSPAVGALAGAVGLAPALTVFLGLAAVGAVLAARLPATP; encoded by the coding sequence ATGAGCCAGGCCGCGCCGCACGTTCCGGCCGCCGACGGGTTCACCCGAGCCCGTCGCGCGCGCTGGGCCGTCACCGCCGCCTTCGCGACGAACGGCGCCCTGCTCGGCGCGCTCATCCCGCACTACCCGGAGGCCAAGGCCGCGTTCGGCCTGGACCCGGCCGCGTTCGGCCTGCTCGTCATCGCGCTCGCCGTGGGCGGCACGCTCGCCGGGCCTCTGCCCGCGCCGATCCTGCGCCGGTTCGGCGCCCGACGCGTCATGCTCGCCGGCAGCGTGGCCATCGCCCTGCTCACGACGGCGGCCGGTCTCGTCCTCGACGTCGCCGGGGCGGGCGCGGGGGCCGGGCACGGTGCGGGCACGGCCGCGGCCTGGCCGCTGTGGGTCTTCGCGGGCCTCGTCCTGGCATCGGGGGTGCTCGACGCCGTTGTGGACACCGCCCAGAACGCGCAGGGCCTGCAGGTGCAGACCCGGCTGGCCCGGCCCGTTCTCACGACCATGCACGCCGGCTGGAGCCTCGGAGCGGCCGCCGGTGCCGGGCTCGGCGCCGCGGTCATCACCGTGGGCGGCCCCGCGGCCCTGCACCTGGGCCTCAACGGCGCCGTGTGCGTCGCGGTGCTGCTGGGGGTCCGGCGCCTGTTCCTGGCGGAGGCGCCCACGGACTCGGCCTCGGCCCGCGACGCCTCGGATCAGTCACCCGCGCCGTCGGAGACGTCCGCGCCGCCTGCCCCGGCCACCCAAGCCCTCCCCCGCCGCGCCGCCGTGGCCGTGCTCGTCCCCGCCGTGGTGATCGCGATGGCCGGGTTCGGTGTGGAGGAGTTCGGCAACGCGTGGGCCACCCTGTTCCTGATCACCGAGCGCGGCCTGGACCCGGCCGCGGCGGTGCTCGGCGCGTCGACGCTGCTGGGCGCGCAGTTCGTCGGACGCCTCGCGGGCGACCGCACCCTCGCCGCCCTGGGACGCCGCGGGGCGCTGACGGCGGGGCTGGGCGCCGTCGTCGTGGGGCTGGGACTGGCCCTGGCGCCGCTGCCGGGGCCGGTGGCCGTGCCTGCCGCGTTCGCGGGGCTGGCGCTGGCGGGGCTGGGCTGCGCCGTGGTGGTGCCCGTGGCCTATGCGCTCGGCGACGAGGCGCCCGGGCTCCGGCCGCAGACCGGGCTGGCGGTGACGAGCTGGTGCATGCGGCTGGCCGGGGTCGGGCTCAGCCCGGCGGTCGGGGCACTGGCCGGCGCCGTCGGTCTGGCACCGGCGCTGACGGTGTTCCTGGGCCTGGCCGCCGTCGGGGCGGTGCTGGCCGCCCGGCTGCCCGCCACCCCGTAG
- a CDS encoding cation transporter produces the protein MNRAAVADRRRARALRGTVLAVALLNGAYLVVEIILALGIGSVALVADSVDFFEDFAVNLLIFVALGWTAARQAVIGKVMAGVIVLPAVAALVMAATKVGDPDPPAAGVLLGVAVGSILVNLVCVVLLARVRVDGGSLTRAAWLAARNDLVAGVVLIALSGITVLTASGWADIIVGVLLVLLNGSAAKEIWEVATEEHLAARALAGEVDDD, from the coding sequence GTGAACCGGGCGGCCGTAGCGGACCGCCGGCGCGCCCGCGCCCTGCGGGGCACGGTCCTGGCGGTGGCCCTGCTCAACGGCGCCTACCTGGTGGTCGAGATCATCCTGGCCCTGGGGATCGGCTCGGTGGCCCTCGTGGCGGACTCCGTCGACTTCTTCGAGGACTTCGCCGTCAACCTGCTGATCTTCGTGGCGCTCGGGTGGACGGCGGCCCGGCAGGCGGTCATCGGCAAGGTCATGGCCGGGGTCATCGTGCTCCCAGCCGTGGCGGCGCTCGTCATGGCGGCCACGAAGGTCGGGGACCCCGACCCGCCGGCCGCGGGCGTGCTGCTGGGGGTGGCCGTCGGCTCGATCCTCGTGAACCTCGTGTGCGTGGTCCTGCTGGCCCGCGTCCGCGTCGACGGCGGGTCCCTCACCCGGGCGGCCTGGCTCGCGGCGCGCAACGACCTCGTGGCCGGCGTCGTGCTGATCGCCCTGTCCGGGATCACGGTGCTGACGGCATCGGGCTGGGCGGACATCATCGTGGGCGTGCTTCTCGTGCTGCTCAACGGCTCCGCCGCCAAGGAGATCTGGGAGGTCGCGACCGAGGAGCACCTGGCGGCCCGGGCCCTCGCCGGCGAGGTCGACGACGACTGA
- a CDS encoding Rep family protein, with translation MVAVAKQENNPTSIGLTQYLDPSYWAWAAEDPNGAALLQQGAEAILAYVVQRLEATGCQVVEAYGIVHDRDEREVWSDTDKALVVEPKPEHLHAVIKFASRAKSAPLDRLAFGIGVEPQYVEKPGRGRYAFDNMLSYLTHVKYADKHQYAPSEVATVRGPDYLGIDAQRRETWLKGRAHVKKKIVAENFEDMRERVLQGEITRDQIMLTDELFDIYSRHQREIDDALSAYGQRRAYRAAAKLRAGEFSTHVVFVHGDAGIGKTRFATDFITEAINAANAHGERWQVYRAATGNPLDDWRGEEVLLLDDLRASAMDANDWLLLLDPYNASPAKARYKNKGEVAPRLIVITATIEPVEFFYYARQKGNVDEALDQFIRRLASVVKVYRADDINRYLVQHIGKIEPYEWHQCSVPTAAHTPGMYGNAYHQNVGSRELTYGPETSAEHDAEGAVAELLGGLAVRSPDVPLALIGGAA, from the coding sequence GTGGTCGCCGTGGCTAAGCAGGAGAACAACCCGACGAGCATCGGGCTCACGCAGTACCTCGATCCGTCGTACTGGGCCTGGGCTGCCGAGGACCCGAACGGGGCCGCGCTGCTCCAGCAGGGTGCCGAGGCGATCCTCGCCTACGTGGTGCAGCGGCTCGAGGCCACCGGCTGCCAGGTCGTCGAGGCCTACGGCATCGTGCACGACAGGGACGAGCGCGAGGTCTGGAGTGACACGGATAAGGCCCTGGTGGTCGAACCGAAGCCCGAGCACCTGCACGCCGTGATCAAGTTCGCCAGCCGTGCGAAGAGTGCGCCGCTGGATCGGCTCGCGTTCGGCATCGGCGTCGAGCCCCAGTACGTCGAGAAGCCTGGCCGCGGGCGGTACGCCTTCGACAACATGCTGTCGTATCTGACGCACGTGAAGTACGCGGACAAGCACCAGTACGCGCCTTCGGAGGTCGCCACGGTGCGTGGGCCTGACTACCTCGGGATCGACGCCCAGCGCCGGGAGACGTGGCTGAAGGGCCGCGCCCACGTGAAGAAGAAGATCGTCGCCGAGAACTTCGAGGACATGCGGGAGCGCGTTCTCCAAGGTGAGATCACGCGGGATCAGATCATGCTCACGGACGAGCTGTTCGATATCTACTCGCGGCATCAGCGGGAGATCGACGACGCGCTGTCGGCCTACGGCCAGCGTCGCGCATACCGGGCGGCGGCGAAGCTGCGCGCCGGTGAGTTCTCGACGCACGTGGTGTTCGTCCATGGGGATGCCGGGATCGGCAAGACCCGGTTCGCCACGGACTTCATTACCGAGGCGATCAACGCGGCGAACGCGCACGGCGAGCGGTGGCAGGTCTACCGGGCCGCGACGGGGAACCCGCTTGATGACTGGCGGGGCGAGGAAGTGCTGCTGCTGGACGATCTGCGGGCCTCGGCGATGGATGCGAACGACTGGCTGCTGCTGCTCGATCCGTACAACGCCTCGCCTGCGAAGGCCCGCTACAAGAACAAGGGCGAGGTCGCCCCGCGCCTCATCGTCATCACGGCGACGATCGAGCCCGTCGAGTTCTTCTACTACGCCCGCCAGAAGGGCAACGTGGACGAGGCGCTGGACCAGTTCATCCGCCGGCTGGCCTCGGTCGTGAAGGTCTATCGTGCCGACGACATCAATCGTTACCTCGTGCAGCACATCGGGAAGATCGAGCCCTACGAGTGGCACCAGTGCAGCGTTCCGACCGCCGCGCACACGCCCGGTATGTACGGCAACGCGTACCACCAGAACGTCGGGTCGCGGGAACTGACCTACGGCCCGGAGACCTCGGCCGAACATGATGCGGAGGGCGCGGTTGCTGAGCTGCTGGGTGGGCTCGCGGTGCGGAGCCCTGACGTGCCGCTGGCGCTGATCGGAGGTGCCGCATGA
- a CDS encoding GNAT family N-acetyltransferase, producing the protein MSGDVTGAAGAAGHDDGGAPFDAAAVAGGEIVLRPWRPGDDLALLEVWGDPANAQQHQDRAMLAEDAERPWRRALVAEAAGVPVAAGVVYASSVHPRRLWLYVETAAAERRRGIGRALVAALRGLAEEAHAAGAIPTTALKARFAKDALVPGVAGADPQTEADGATGRPPVDTDAVRSQTAALAAGTEAFLVAEGFTPVQRSRRVAIAPGAIGLPDVRGEEHPDGVVLEEASTGSVELTQAVAAFYDAVHAWDPSTLSVGAAQQLLLGPATGAAGAVVLRDAPKAEGGRIRAFAVSYTPERQDAPADVLVGWDPELGEEDALQAVADLLALLVAQYPVQIEVDEAMAPLERIVDGLIGGNAARTLVDTYVFVDDAPGA; encoded by the coding sequence GTGAGCGGGGACGTGACGGGAGCGGCCGGGGCCGCGGGGCACGACGACGGCGGCGCGCCGTTCGACGCCGCCGCGGTGGCCGGCGGGGAGATCGTGCTGCGTCCCTGGCGGCCCGGGGACGACCTGGCCCTGCTCGAGGTGTGGGGTGACCCGGCCAACGCGCAGCAGCACCAGGACCGGGCGATGCTCGCCGAGGACGCGGAACGGCCCTGGCGCCGCGCGCTCGTGGCCGAGGCCGCCGGCGTGCCGGTGGCGGCGGGCGTCGTCTACGCCTCGTCCGTGCACCCGCGGCGGCTGTGGCTGTACGTCGAGACCGCGGCCGCCGAGCGGCGCCGGGGCATCGGCCGGGCGCTCGTGGCGGCCCTGCGGGGGCTCGCCGAGGAGGCGCACGCCGCCGGCGCCATCCCGACGACGGCTCTGAAGGCTCGGTTCGCCAAGGACGCCCTGGTGCCCGGTGTGGCCGGCGCCGACCCGCAGACCGAGGCCGACGGTGCGACGGGCCGCCCGCCCGTGGACACGGACGCCGTGCGCTCCCAGACCGCCGCGCTGGCCGCCGGCACCGAGGCGTTCCTCGTGGCCGAGGGCTTCACCCCCGTGCAGCGCTCCCGCCGCGTCGCGATCGCCCCGGGTGCCATCGGCCTGCCGGACGTGCGCGGGGAGGAGCACCCGGATGGCGTGGTCCTCGAGGAGGCCTCGACCGGCTCCGTCGAGCTGACGCAGGCGGTCGCCGCGTTCTATGACGCCGTGCACGCGTGGGACCCGTCGACCCTGAGCGTCGGGGCCGCCCAGCAGCTGCTGCTGGGCCCGGCCACCGGGGCCGCGGGCGCCGTCGTGCTCCGCGACGCGCCGAAGGCCGAGGGCGGGCGCATCCGCGCGTTCGCGGTGTCCTACACCCCGGAGCGCCAGGACGCGCCGGCCGACGTGCTCGTGGGCTGGGACCCGGAGCTGGGGGAGGAGGACGCGCTGCAGGCCGTGGCCGACCTGCTCGCCCTGCTCGTGGCCCAGTACCCCGTGCAGATCGAGGTGGACGAGGCGATGGCCCCGCTGGAGCGGATCGTGGACGGGCTCATCGGCGGCAACGCGGCGCGGACGCTGGTGGACACGTACGTGTTCGTGGACGACGCGCCGGGCGCGTGA